In uncultured Draconibacterium sp., one genomic interval encodes:
- a CDS encoding glycosyltransferase family 2 protein — translation MMITASIVLYKTSMAELEKVCHSLLQEDIFSKIIIVDNSPDDRLKNVIRNDKIEYIFVGKNLGYGAAHNMAIRKILDQSEYHLALNTDIYFSAGVIPKIISYFKKHPKTGLLLPKVLNLRGEVQYLAKLLPTPSNLIIRLFLPENILKEKRKRYQLAFNGYNTTIEAPCLSGCFMFFKTEALKKVGLFDERFFLYAEDFDLSRRIHEHYETIYYPKVEITHYHHRHSYKSARMMMIHMINTIRYFNKWGWFYDPHRWKTNKRILQELDYKLKLKSKLEALKPSKKKKKVS, via the coding sequence ATGATGATTACAGCCAGTATTGTACTATATAAAACATCAATGGCAGAATTGGAAAAAGTATGTCACTCCCTGTTACAGGAAGATATCTTTTCCAAAATTATTATTGTGGATAATTCGCCTGATGACCGATTAAAGAATGTGATTCGTAACGATAAAATTGAATACATTTTTGTGGGGAAGAACCTGGGGTACGGAGCAGCACATAATATGGCTATCCGGAAAATTTTGGATCAGTCAGAATATCACCTGGCCTTAAATACCGACATTTATTTCTCTGCGGGAGTCATACCAAAAATAATCTCTTACTTTAAAAAACATCCAAAAACAGGCTTGCTTCTTCCGAAGGTACTAAACCTTAGAGGCGAAGTACAATACCTTGCCAAACTTTTACCAACACCGTCGAACCTGATTATCCGGCTCTTTTTACCCGAAAACATATTAAAGGAGAAACGAAAAAGATATCAGTTGGCTTTTAACGGGTACAATACGACCATTGAAGCCCCTTGCCTTTCAGGATGTTTTATGTTTTTTAAAACGGAAGCTTTAAAAAAGGTGGGGCTGTTCGATGAACGTTTTTTCCTTTATGCCGAAGACTTTGATCTCTCCCGAAGAATTCATGAACACTATGAGACCATTTATTACCCAAAAGTTGAGATTACCCACTATCATCACCGCCACTCATACAAGAGTGCAAGAATGATGATGATTCATATGATCAATACCATTCGCTATTTTAATAAATGGGGATGGTTTTATGATCCTCATAGATGGAAAACCAACAAACGAATACTGCAGGAGTTGGATTATAAACTCAAACTAAAATCGAAATTGGAAGCCTTAAAACCTTCCAAAAAGAAAAAAAAGGTTTCCTGA